A single region of the Raphanus sativus cultivar WK10039 chromosome 1, ASM80110v3, whole genome shotgun sequence genome encodes:
- the LOC108863302 gene encoding uncharacterized protein At1g01500 encodes MEETCETLNKSEAFDISRYHNYNQHSPIISSPWLDLRVFYVRISNFKVEDSTPEVLTINHIPLDPDTLLEINGVRMSMYSEGCSSQLRRDRVDKKSEEATYVSTDSIRLNGSVKFEVYDKKELVLSGTLEMSDRNESKKQWNMTCEAEITAGSDFLKEKNKTGQDLLSPLPTIEVYVTGCFSGTPIILTKTLQLGLRKKQSRRMALDSIPEYETAEEPQKDTSSELDLQATEYANYKEEYEGDMYWRNECLDGEMSWFNAGVRVGVGIGLGVCVGLGIGVGLLVRTYQSTTRNFRRRLL; translated from the exons ATGGAGGAGACTTGTGAGACACTCAACAAAAGTGAAGCCTTTGACATATCTAGATATCATAACTATAACCAGCACAGCCCCATAATCTCCTCCCCCTGGTTGGATCTGAGAGTGTTCTACGTCAGGATAAGTAATTTCAAGGTGGAAGATTCAACCCCTGAGGTACTCACCATCAACCACATTCCTCTGGATCCAGACACGCTTCTGGAGATAAACGGTGTTAGGATGAGCATGTACTCAGAAGGGTGTTCTTCACAGCTCAGGAGGGATCGTGTTGATAAGAAATCTGAAGAAGCTACTTATGTTAGCACAGACAGTATCAGGTTAAATGGTAGCGTAAAGTTTGAGGTTTATGACAAGAAGGAGCTAGTCTTGTCTGGAACTCTTGAGATGTCTGATAGAAATGAGTCGAAGAAGCAGTGGAACATGACTTGTGAAGCTGAGATCACTGCAGGGTCTGATTTCCTAAAGGAGAAGAACAAGACTGGTCAAGATTTATTGTCCCCGTTGCCAACTATTGAGGTCTATGTCACTGGCTGCTTCTCAGGAACACCCATCATCTTAACCAAGACTCTGCAGCTTGGTTTGAGAAAGAAGCAAAGTAGAAGAATGGCCTTGGATTCAATTCCAGAGTATGAAACTGCAGAAGAGCCTCAGAAAGACACATCATCTGAGCTTGATCTTCAG GCAACAGAGTACGCAAATTATAAAGAGGAATATGAAGGAGACATGTACTGGAGAAATGAGTGCTTAGATGGAGAGATGTCATGGTTCAATGCAGGTGTAAGGGTTGGTGTTGGGATTGGACTTGGGGTCTGTGTTGGTCTTGGCATTGGTGTGGGCCTTCTCGTACGTACTTATCAATCAACTACCAGAAACTTCAGAAGGAGGCTTCTGtag
- the LOC108863271 gene encoding LOW QUALITY PROTEIN: probable methyltransferase PMT28 (The sequence of the model RefSeq protein was modified relative to this genomic sequence to represent the inferred CDS: inserted 2 bases in 2 codons), translating to MMEIKRKMGIAHFARRIKQPRGIWVKMAFIVVLGLCFVFFWSFLSSYASSFNVQRESFDDIAEPVSSRTNPAHTESSKSHEKSKVETGSKSKEGRHHVGGGSVHKHEAKKKKEHVVVVSHPHKKKDLPKPVVVVEEEAVVKEVQEQVEAETEESESNKEDGEEGTESDGNEGESDGNGDESSASVDEEVEEKKEEVKRKRKGPVFDPKAEYSWRLCNTRSKHNYMPCIDNDGLIGRLQSYRHRERSCPKKPVMCLVPLPHDGYDPPVPWPESKSKILYKNVAHPKLAGYIKKHNWVNESGEYLTFPQNKTAFSGNVLQYLEFIQEMVPDIEWGKNVRIVLDIGCSESSFVAALLDKDVLTVSLGLKDDLVDLAQVSLERGFPTFVSALASRRLPFPSGVFDTIHCSACRVHWHSHGGKLLLEMNRILRPNGYFILSSNNEKIEDDEAMTALTASICWNILAHKTEEASEMGVRIYQKPESNDIYGLRRRKNPPLCKENENPDAAWYVPMKTCLYEIPSAIEQHGAEWPEEWXKRLETYPEWLTNKDKAVGDTDHWKAMVNKSYLTGLGIDWLHIRNVMDMTAIYGGFAASLVNQSVWVMNVVPVHSPDTLPFIYERGLIGIYHDWCEPFGTYPRSYDLLHADHLFSRLKNRCKQPASIVVEMDRLTRPXGWVVVRDKVEILEPLEEILRSLHWEIRMTYAQDKEGMLCAQKTLWRP from the exons aTGATGGAGATTAAGAGAAAAATGGGGATTGCTCATTTCGCTCGAAGGATCAAACAGCCGCGTGGGATTTGGGTGAAGATGGCTTTCATTGTTGTTTTGGGACTCTGCTTCGTCTTCTTCTGGTCCTTCTTATCTTCCTACGCTTCTTCCTTCAATGTTCAGAGAGAAAGCTTCGACGACATTGCTGAGCCAGTGTCCTCTCGCACTAACCCAGCTCATACTGAATCTAGCAAATCACATGAGAAGAGCAAAGTTGAGACTGGTTCGAAATCAAAAGAGGGGAGACACCACGTTGGTGGTGGGTCTGTTCATAAACACGAAgccaagaaaaagaaagagcatgttgttgttgtgtctCATCCACATAAGAAGAAGGATTTGCCTAAGCCTGTGGTggtagtagaagaagaagctgtGGTCAAGGAGGTTCAAGAACAAGTAGAAGCAGAAACTGAGGAGTCTGAGTCTAATAAGGAAGATGGAGAGGAAGGAACCGAGTCGGATGGCAATGAAGGAGAGTCCGATGGAAATGGAGACGAGTCAAGTGCATCGGTGGATGAAGAAGTGgaagaaaagaaggaagaagtaaagaggaagaggaaaggTCCAGTGTTTGATCCTAAAGCTGAGTATAGCTGGAGACTGTGTAACACTAGGAGCAAGCATAATTACATGCCGTGTATTGATAACGACGGGTTAATAGGGAGGCTTCAGAGTTACAGACATAGAGAGAGGAGTTGTCCTAAGAAGCCTGTGATGTGTCTTGTTCCTCTACCGCATGATGGCTATGATCCTCCTGTTCCCTGGCCTGAAAGCAAATCTAAG ATATTGTATAAGAACGTGGCGCATCCGAAGCTGGCTGGGTATATAAAGAAGCATAACTGGGTGAATGAGTCCGGTGAATACCTAACTTTCCCACAGAACAAGACTGCCTTCAGCGGAAACGTTCTTCAGTACCTTGAATTCATTCAAGAG ATGGTACCAGATATTGAATGGGGGAAGAACGTTCGTATAGTGTTGGACATTGGATGTTCAGAGTCAAGTTTTGTAGCTGCACTGCTGGATAAGGATGTTTTGACAGTATCTCTAGGCTTAAAAGACGATCTAGTCGACTTAGCACAGGTCTCTCTTGAGCGTGGGTTTCCTACTTTCGTCAGTGCTTTGGCAAGCAGAAGGCTTCCTTTCCCTAGTGGAGTCTTTGATACCATTCATTGTTCTGCTTGCAGAGTTCACTGGCATTCTCATG gTGGTAAACTTCTTCTGGAGATGAACAGGATTTTAAGACCTAATGGTTACTTCATATTGTCAAGTAATAATGAAAAGATTGAGGATGATGAAGCGATGACAGCATTGACAGCTTCTATTTGTTGGAACATTCTTGCACACAAAACCGAAGAAGCAAGTGAAATGGGAGTGAGGATATATCAGAAACCAGAATCAAATGATATTTATGGATTGAGAAGGAGGAAGAATCCACCTCTTTGCAAGGAAAACGAGAACCCAGACGCAGCTTG GTATGTGCCGATGAAAACCTGTTTATATGAGATACCGTCAGCTATAGAGCAGCATGGAGCAGAGTGGCCTGAAGAAT CAAAGAGACTCGAAACATACCCTGAGTGGTTAACCAACAAAGATAAAGCCGTTGGAGATACAGATCACTGGAAAGCTATGGTTAACAAATCTTACCTCACTGGACTAGGAATCGACTGGTTACATATCCGGAATGTGATGGACATGACAGCAATCTATGGCGG GTTTGCGGCGTCATTGGTGAATCAGAGCGTGTGGGTGATGAATGTAGTGCCGGTTCATTCTCCAGATACGCTTCCTTTCATATACGAGAGGGGTCTCATCGGTATATACCATGATTGGTGTGAACCATTTGGAACATATCCAAGATCTTATGACCTTCTCCATGCCGATCATCTCTTCTCACGCCTCAAGAACAG GTGTAAGCAACCGGCTTCGATCGTGGTGGAGATGGATAGATTGACAAGGC GAGGTTGGGTGGTGGTACGTGACAAAGTGGAGATATTAGAACCACTGGAAGAGATTTTGAGAAGCTTGCATTGGGAGATACGTATGACTTATGCTCAAGACAAGGAAGGAATGTTGTGTGCTCAGAAGACATTGTGGCGTCCATGa
- the LOC108863292 gene encoding 3-ketoacyl-CoA synthase 4, whose protein sequence is MDSTGESRLGGNGGDGSVGVQIRQTRRLPDFLQSVNLKYVKLGYHYVISNLLTLCLLPLAVAISVQASQTNPDDLRHLWLHLQYNLVSVIVCSAVLVFGLTVYVTTRPRPVYLVDFSCYLPPDHLKAPFSRFMDHSRLTGDFEDSALEFQRKILERSGLGEDTYVPEAMHHVPPRISMAAAREEAEQVMFGALDSLFANTSINPKDVGILVVNCSLFNPTPSLSAMIVNKYKLRGNIRSYNLGGMGCSAGVIAVDLAKDMLLVHRKTYAVVVSTENITQNWYFGNNKAMLIPNCLFRVGGSAVLLSNRSSDKRRSKYRLSHVVRTHRGADDKAFRCVYQEEDGTGRTGVSLSKDLMAIAGETLKTNITTLGPLVLPISEQILFFTTLVVKKLFNGKVKPYIPDFKLAFEHFCIHAGGRAVIDELEKNLQLSPVHVEASRMTLHRFGNTSSSSIWYELAYIEAKGRMRRGNRVWQIAFGSGFKCNSAVWEALRNVKPSKNSPWEDCIDKYPVTLSY, encoded by the exons ATGGACAGTACCGGAGAATCACGACTCGGCGGGAACGGCGGTGACGGTTCTGTCGGAGTACAGATCCGACAAACCCGGAGACTACCCGATTTTCTCCAGAGCGTGAATCTCAAGTACGTGAAGCTAGGCTACCACTACGTGATCTCAAACCTCCTGACCCTCTGTCTACTCCCCCTCGCCGTCGCTATCTCCGTCCAAGCCTCCCAGACCAACCCCGACGATCTCCGCCACCTCTGGCTCCACCTCCAGTACAATCTCGTCAGCGTCATCGTCTGCTCCGCGGTCCTCGTCTTCGGTCTAACCGTCTACGTCACTACCCGGCCCAGACCCGTTTACCTCGTCGACTTCTCCTGTTACCTCCCTCCCGATCACCTCAAAGCTCCCTTCTCCCGTTTCATGGACCACTCTCGCCTCACCGGAGACTTCGAGGACTCTGCGCTGGAGTTCCAGCGCAAGATCCTCGAACGCTCCGGCTTGGGGGAGGACACGTACGTCCCCGAAGCGATGCATCACGTCCCGCCGAGGATCTCCATGGCCGCTGCGAGAGAAGAAGCTGAGCAGGTCATGTTCGGTGCCTTGGATAGCCTCTTCGCGAACACGAGCATAAATCCCAAGGACGTTGGGATCTTGGTGGTTAACTGTAGTCTCTTTAACCCGACGCCTTCGTTGTCTGCGATGATCGTGAACAAGTATAAGCTTAGAGGGAACATTAGGAGTTATAACCTCGGCGGGATGGGATGCAGCGCGGGGGTTATCGCGGTTGATCTCGCGAAAGATATGTTGTTGGTGCATAGGAAGACTTACGCGGTTGTTGTCTCCACGGAGAACataactcagaactggtacttCGGTAACAACAAAGCCATGTTGATACCGAACTGCTTGTTTCGCGTCGGCGGCTCCGCGGTTCTGCTTTCGAACAGGTCTAGCGACAAGAGGAGGTCCAAGTACAGGCTTTCGCACGTGGTCAGGACGCACCGCGGAGCGGACGACAAGGCTTTCCGCTGCGTGTATCAAGAAGAGGACGGTACGGGGAGAACGGGTGTTTCTTTGTCGAAAGATCTGATGGCGATAGCAGGGGAGACTCTCAAGACCAATATCACCACGTTGGGTCCTCTTGTGTTGCCGATAAGCGAGCAGATTCTCTTCTTCACGACGCTTGTTGTGA AGAAGCTTTTTAACGGTAAGGTGAAACCGTATATTCCGGATTTTAAGCTCGCTTTCGAGCATTTCTGTATCCATGCTGGTGGAAGAGCAGTGATCGATGAGTTGGAGAAGAATCTGCAGCTCTCGCCGGTTCATGTCGAGGCTTCGAGGATGACTCTTCATAGGTTTGGGAACACGTCTTCGAGCTCGATTTGGTATGAGTTGGCTTACATAGAGGCGAAGGGAAGGATGAGGAGAGGTAACCGTGTGTGGCAGATTGCGTTTGGGAGTGGTTTTAAGTGTAACAGCGCGGTTTGGGAAGCTTTGAGGAATGTGAAACCTTCAAAGAACAGTCCATGGGAAGATTGTATTGACAAGTATCCAGTAACTTTAAGTTATTAG
- the LOC108805157 gene encoding sugar transporter ERD6-like 4, which produces MSFRDETEEGRNDLRRPFLHTGSWYRMGSRQSSMLESSQVIRDSSISVLACVLIVALGPIQFGFTCGYSSPTQAHITKDLGLTVSEYSVFGSLSNVGAMVGAIASGQISEYIGRKGSLMIAAIPNIIGWLSISFAKDTSFLYMGRLLEGFGVGIISYTVPVYIAEIAPQNMRGALGSVNQLSVTIGIMLAYLLGLFVPWRILAVLGVLPCTLLIPGLFFIPESPRWLAKMGLTDDFETSLQVLRGFDTDITIEVNEIKRSVASSTKRSAIRFVDLKRRRYYFPLMVGIGLLVLQQLGGINGVLFYSSTIFESAGVSSSNVATFGVGAVQVVATAVATWLVDKSGRRLLLMISSIGMTISLVIVAVAFYLKEFVSPESDMYNILSMVSVVGVVTMVIACSLGMGPIPWLIMSEILPVNIKGLAGSIATLANWFVSWLVTMTANMLLAWSSGGTFTLYALVCGFTVAFVSLWVPETKGKTLEEIQALFR; this is translated from the exons atgagttTCAGGGATGAGACGGAAGAGGGAAGGAATGATCTTCGCAGACCATTCTTACACACGGGAAGCTGGTATCGGATGGGTTCAAGACAATCTAGCATGTTGGAATCCTCTCAAGTCATTCGAGACAGCTCCATCTCTGTCCTAGCTTGTGTTTTGATCGTTGCTCTTGGTCCTATTCAATTCGGTTTCACT TGTGGTTATTCTTCTCCAACTCAAGCTCACATTACTAAGGATCTTGGTTTAACTGTATCCGAG TACTCTGTGTTTGGGTCTCTATCCAATGTGGGTGCTATGGTTGGGGCTATTGCTAGTGGTCAGATTTCTGAATACATCGGAAGAAAAGGG TCTCTGATGATTGCTGCGATTCCCAATATTATTGGCTGGCTTTCAATATCGTTTGCCAAA gatactTCTTTTCTTTACATGGGAAGATTGTTAGAAGGTTTTGGCGTGGGGATCATATCTTACACG GTGCCTGTGTATATAGCCGAGATCGCTCCACAGAACATGAGAGGAGCCTTAGGTTCAGTAAACCAG CTTTCTGTAACAATTGGGATAATGTTGGCATATCTACTCGGCCTCTTTGTTCCATGGAGAATTCTTGCAGTTTTAG gAGTATTGCCATGTACATTATTGATACCTGGTCTGTTTTTCATCCCTGAATCTCCTCGGTGGCTG GCAAAGATGGGTTTAACAGATGATTTTGAAACTTCCTTGCAAGTTCTCCGTGGTTTTGATACTGATATTACCATTGAGGTTAATGAGATCAAG AGATCTGTGGCATCATCTACCAAACGTTCTGCAATTCGGTTTGTAGACCTCAAGCGCAGGAGATATTATTTCCCACTAATG GTTGGTATAGGACTTCTTGTACTTCAACAACTGGGAGGAATTAACGGCGTCTTGTTCTATTCGAGTACAATCTTTGAATCTGcag GGGTCTCATCGAGTAATGTAGCAACATTTGGAGTTGGTGCTGTTCAG GTAGTGGCGACTGCTGTAGCTACATGGTTGGTGGATAAATCAGGTCGGCGACTTCTGCTCATG ATCTCTTCTATAGGGATGACCATAAGCCTGGTGATTGTAGCAGTCGCATTTTACCTTAAG GAATTTGTATCACCTGAGTCGGATATGTACAACATTCTAAGCATGGTCTCTGTAGTTGGAGTTGTG ACTATGGTTATTGCTTGCTCTCTAGGAATGGGACCAATTCCGTGGCTGATAATGTCTGAG ATTCTTCCTGTGAATATAAAAGGCTTAGCCGGGAGTATAGCAACTTTGGCCAACTGGTTTGTCTCCTGGTTAGTCACAATGACTGCAAATATGCTTTTAGCTTGGAGCAGTGGTGGAACGTTTACTCTCTATGCTTTGGTTTGTGGATTCACTGTGGCTTTTGTAAGTCTTTGGGTTCCTGAGACTAAAGGTAAAACTCTTGAAGAGATTCAAGCTTTGTTCAGATGA
- the LOC108815154 gene encoding alkylbase DNA glycosidase-like protein mag2, whose amino-acid sequence MGEQSSSQPQSPQPDSHTLIPPQSVADSTALSGDIVSSTTIDTRRITELGNVSSPPSKIPLRPRKIRKLAHDGGADEDAKAAAAEDSKSAAKGKQPSHPRAVTVPRIHARPLTHEGELEAAIHHLRSSDPLLAELIDVYPPPSFESFPTPFLALIRNILYQQLAAKAGNSIYTRFVALCGGEQLVVPETVLALDPQQLRQIGVSRRKASYLHDLARKYQNGILSDSAIVSMDDKSLFTMLTMVNGIGSWSVHMFMINSLHRPDVLPVNDLGVRKGVQMLFNLEELPRPSQMEQLCVKWRPYRSVASWYMWRLIEAKGTPSNSTVSARVMSLPPLDDIQQQEHQQQQQQSQQLLDPMSVFSIGAWGQS is encoded by the exons ATGGGCGAACAATCCTCATCTCAACCACAATCGCCTCAACCCGATTCCCACACCCTAATCCCGCCGCAATCCGTCGCCGATTCAACCGCACTCTCCGGCGATAtcgtctcctccaccaccatcgACACCCGACGGATCACAGAGCTAGGCAACGTCTCGTCTCCCCCTTCCAAAATCCCCCTCCGTCCCCGGAAAATCCGGAAACTCGCACACGACGGCGGCGCCGACGAAGACGCCAAGGCCGCGGCGGCGGAGGATAGCAAATCCGCCGCGAAAGGTAAACAACCGTCGCATCCGCGCGCCGTAACCGTCCCGAGGATCCACGCCCGCCCGCTCACGCACGAAGGCGAGCTCGAGGCGGCGATCCACCACCTCCGAAGCTCGGATCCGCTCCTCGCGGAGCTGATCGACGTCTACCCTCCGCCGTCGTTCGAGTCCTTCCCGACTCCCTTCCTCGCCCTGATACGCAACATCCTCTACCAGCAGCTCGCCGCCAAGGCAGGGAACTCGATCTACACACGCTTCGTCGCTCTCTGCGGCGGCGAGCAGCTCGTCGTCCCCGAGACGGTCTTAGCGCTGGACCCTCAGCAGCTCCGTCAGATCGGCGTGTCGCGGAGGAAGGCGAGCTACCTCCACGACCTCGCCAGGAAGTATCAGAACGGGATCTTGTCAGATTCCGCGATCGTTAGCATGGACGATAAGTCTCTGTTCACGATGCTGACGATGGTTAACGGAATCGGGTCGTGGTCTGTTCATATGTTTATGATCAATTCTTTGCACAGACCGGATGTTTTGCCGGTTAATGATCTCGGGGTTAGGAAAGGTGTTCAGATGCTGTTTAACTTGGAGGAGTTGCCGAGGCCATCGCAGATGGAGCAGCTTTGTGTTAAGTGGCGACCGTACAGGTCGGTGGCTTCTTGGTACATGTGGCGGCTCATTGAAGCGAAGGGCACACCGTCGAATAGTACCGTTTCGGCGAGAGTTATGTCGTTGCCGCCGTTAGATGACATTCAACAACAAGagcatcagcagcagcagcaacagtcACAGCAGCTTCTGGATCCTATGAGCGTGTTCAGTATCGG GGCTTGGGGACAATCATAG